Proteins encoded together in one Fibrobacter sp. UWP2 window:
- a CDS encoding sigma-54-dependent Fis family transcriptional regulator yields MMKSESMLATEKMLDVVKILLDEEQPENLFPKILEVAKGVLHADAAVLDIAGETPLHFSNPEQVSISISAVKQAKAEKRAVVWNQLDDDSADLSKSIVQNQLTSIMVSPFRTPDSEAGYLYLQRAAREEPFTEEDSQLFDSFVAVCEKFAFAAYDRLRDKESLDVLKNVVRKDNIIYSSKVMADLVALAEKLAPLPLPVIIRGETGTGKEVFAKFIHKMSPRADRPFIAVNCGAIPEHLIESLLFGHAKGSFTGAIETRKGFFEEADGGTIFLDEIGELPMNMQVKLLRVLQEKHITRVGDNREIPVNVRVISATHVDLEEAVREKKFREDLYFRIQVMPMVLPPLRDRGQDVVLLAEEFIKRYGAEYGRGKFKMSRNTEKALLSYHWPGNVRELENRIQKGLVQAVHGVIQPKDLGLDDLHKETKDSPRTLKEAREAVEREVISRALRDSNANLTLAATILGIDRKVLREVMERLGMKKEDYKGA; encoded by the coding sequence ATGATGAAGTCGGAATCGATGCTTGCAACCGAGAAGATGCTGGATGTCGTCAAGATTTTGCTTGACGAGGAACAGCCCGAGAACTTGTTCCCCAAGATTTTGGAAGTGGCGAAGGGCGTGCTTCACGCCGATGCTGCCGTGCTTGACATTGCCGGCGAGACGCCGCTCCATTTTTCAAATCCGGAGCAGGTTTCCATTTCGATCTCGGCGGTAAAACAGGCCAAGGCCGAAAAACGCGCTGTGGTTTGGAACCAGCTCGACGACGATTCGGCGGACCTCTCCAAGTCCATTGTGCAGAATCAGCTCACAAGCATCATGGTGAGCCCCTTCCGCACGCCCGATAGCGAAGCCGGTTATTTGTATTTGCAGCGCGCTGCCCGCGAGGAACCCTTTACTGAAGAAGACAGCCAGTTGTTCGATTCCTTTGTAGCGGTGTGCGAAAAGTTCGCCTTTGCCGCTTACGATCGCTTGCGCGATAAGGAATCCCTCGACGTTTTGAAGAACGTGGTCCGCAAGGACAACATTATTTATTCGAGCAAGGTCATGGCGGACCTCGTTGCCCTAGCCGAGAAGCTCGCGCCGCTCCCGCTTCCGGTGATTATCCGCGGCGAGACGGGGACGGGCAAGGAAGTTTTTGCCAAGTTCATCCACAAAATGAGCCCGCGTGCCGACCGTCCCTTTATTGCGGTGAACTGCGGCGCCATTCCTGAACATTTGATCGAGTCGCTGCTTTTTGGGCATGCTAAGGGTTCGTTTACCGGTGCCATCGAGACTCGCAAGGGCTTTTTTGAAGAGGCCGATGGCGGCACCATATTCCTGGACGAGATCGGCGAACTCCCCATGAATATGCAGGTGAAGCTTTTGCGCGTGCTGCAAGAGAAGCACATTACGCGTGTGGGCGACAACCGCGAGATTCCGGTGAACGTGCGCGTCATCTCGGCGACACACGTCGACCTCGAAGAGGCCGTTCGCGAAAAGAAGTTCCGCGAGGATCTGTACTTCCGCATCCAGGTGATGCCCATGGTGCTCCCGCCGCTCCGTGACCGCGGGCAGGATGTGGTGCTCTTGGCCGAGGAATTCATCAAGCGCTACGGCGCCGAGTACGGCCGCGGCAAGTTCAAAATGAGCCGCAACACCGAAAAGGCATTGCTGAGTTACCACTGGCCGGGCAATGTGCGTGAACTCGAAAACCGCATCCAGAAGGGCCTGGTGCAGGCGGTCCACGGTGTAATCCAGCCCAAGGACTTAGGTCTTGATGACTTGCACAAGGAGACCAAGGATTCTCCGCGCACGCTCAAGGAAGCCCGCGAGGCCGTGGAGCGCGAAGTCATTTCGCGCGCTTTGCGTGACAGCAATGCGAACCTGACTTTGGCCGCCACGATCCTTGGAATCGACCGCAAAGTGCTGCGCGAGGTCATGGAACGACTCGGGATGAAGAAGGAGGACTACAAAGGTGCGTAG
- a CDS encoding protein kinase translates to MSVFADVTRCSLLHRGGEAQIYRLWAGSKSYVLKWYAAGCHFDSATVGCLLHERVDGVYRVVDAGEKNARPYLVYDFVEGLESNKFSPMPVAVALDALRQLVVVLKTLSAKGIHHGDLNPANVLVGADGKVTLIDCGIVGPGSLPYAAPERFQSKPATEKSDAYSLGMLLYFWIAGEELVKAETYEEFADAATRADSLDPTTKLYSRLDSLVESGSLAGPETLTKLAPLWSALLRADPENRVEDLDELDELLEIAFAGVCGGEVAWLNSQTKFLKSFFSKSGTICNNEGETCEIPPEFAVMQHTGRNKKFLLTAFFVLILLVSVLVVVVKGGSSNIDETGALMLKKSRSLDMGEAGLENGLDSAAVGVDGQSLKTLPIPDKDENE, encoded by the coding sequence ATGAGTGTTTTCGCCGACGTGACCCGTTGCTCGCTTTTGCACAGGGGAGGCGAGGCTCAAATCTACAGGCTGTGGGCGGGATCCAAGTCCTATGTCCTCAAGTGGTATGCCGCCGGATGCCATTTTGATTCAGCGACGGTTGGTTGCCTTTTGCACGAGCGCGTGGACGGCGTGTACCGTGTTGTGGATGCCGGAGAAAAAAATGCCCGCCCGTACCTGGTCTACGATTTTGTGGAGGGTCTTGAATCGAACAAGTTCTCTCCCATGCCCGTGGCGGTGGCGTTGGATGCGCTCCGCCAGTTGGTGGTCGTCCTCAAGACGCTCTCGGCAAAGGGAATCCACCACGGCGACCTAAACCCGGCGAATGTTCTTGTGGGTGCCGATGGCAAAGTGACGCTCATCGATTGTGGCATTGTGGGTCCGGGCTCGCTTCCGTATGCGGCTCCCGAGCGCTTCCAGAGCAAGCCCGCAACCGAAAAGAGCGACGCCTACAGCTTGGGGATGCTCTTGTACTTTTGGATCGCGGGCGAGGAACTGGTAAAGGCTGAAACCTACGAGGAATTCGCCGATGCCGCCACCCGGGCCGATTCGCTGGATCCTACGACAAAGTTGTACTCCCGCCTAGATTCACTGGTGGAATCGGGTTCGCTTGCAGGGCCCGAGACCTTGACCAAACTTGCCCCGTTGTGGAGTGCGCTTTTGCGTGCCGATCCCGAAAATCGTGTGGAGGACCTGGATGAACTGGACGAACTTTTGGAGATCGCTTTTGCGGGTGTTTGCGGCGGTGAAGTCGCCTGGTTGAATTCTCAAACAAAGTTCCTAAAAAGCTTTTTTTCAAAAAGTGGAACGATTTGTAACAATGAGGGCGAAACTTGCGAAATTCCGCCGGAATTTGCAGTGATGCAGCACACAGGGAGGAACAAAAAGTTCCTCTTGACGGCCTTTTTTGTTCTTATATTATTGGTATCGGTGTTGGTGGTCGTTGTGAAAGGGGGCAGTTCGAACATCGACGAAACCGGGGCCCTGATGCTTAAAAAATCCAGGTCATTGGACATGGGCGAGGCGGGGCTCGAAAACGGCCTGGACTCGGCGGCGGTTGGTGTTGATGGGCAGAGCCTCAAAACACTCCCTATCCCCGATAAGGACGAAAACGAGTAG
- a CDS encoding DUF3332 family protein translates to MKKALAAVICASMITLTGCYGSYACFNKLLSWNGTLGNKWLNSIVHFAMMVIPVYGIATFVDILVLNTVEFWTGSNPLAAGDSYYEQDAQGNTIAAVKNADGSLSATITTAQGETAQIKLERDGNVVRALDAEGNVVAVRELEK, encoded by the coding sequence ATGAAAAAAGCTCTCGCTGCAGTTATTTGCGCAAGCATGATCACTCTCACTGGTTGCTACGGCAGCTACGCCTGCTTCAACAAGCTTCTCAGCTGGAACGGCACTCTTGGCAACAAGTGGCTCAACTCTATCGTTCACTTTGCCATGATGGTCATCCCGGTTTACGGCATTGCTACGTTCGTTGACATCCTCGTGCTCAACACTGTGGAATTCTGGACTGGCTCCAACCCGCTCGCCGCTGGTGACAGCTACTACGAACAGGACGCTCAGGGCAACACCATTGCCGCTGTGAAGAATGCTGACGGTTCTCTCTCCGCCACCATCACCACCGCTCAGGGCGAAACTGCTCAGATCAAGCTCGAACGCGATGGCAACGTCGTGCGCGCTCTTGACGCCGAAGGCAACGTTGTTGCCGTTCGCGAACTCGAAAAGTAA
- a CDS encoding sensor domain-containing diguanylate cyclase, whose translation MKNVKVTTFSQSIIFKSLLFLVISMLLIVTVGTYFFTQRQLESTVQYNYSSNEARLQQLAFSANNEMEQFGSRLSLLAKTSEIATMDPVIAAGHLKSYTISSMFSSGETVSLYDHQEQLICDNSMLETAKAIYPVEFGKISPHRPYVTPWYREGDGIPKRAFAAVVSDRTSNGGYIVASFSMRRLWKYFSEFKVGQNGFVIAINTAGEILYHPDLKKWMDGVHRISETGFEDFNVQTYEINKPTFIKLNDGHRYLINYNFNAEYNLGLITLQPKSEIDASVSTVKFISKVILAFAMLAILLVAFWLILILGRPMNRLIEHISKITNGNIDIDEINVGNRKDEIGQLSRAFNQMHSTIKRQIKELNAHREMLEQEVQERTQELEEANKKLDLISRTDDLTQLPNRRDMHETIDNEVGRSARTHKPFCFIFFDIDHFKNVNDTYGHAAGDLVLKAVSSTIRGLLRKYDVLARYGGEEFLTLLPETDLEGAAIVAERFRKKIEKLSISFAEQKIKVTITLGVALYDDRLGADRSIQQADKALYEGKETGRNKVVIWDPERTSEEDYKQAAIEEARDRR comes from the coding sequence ATGAAAAACGTAAAGGTCACTACATTTTCGCAAAGCATCATTTTCAAGAGCCTTTTGTTCTTGGTGATTTCCATGTTACTCATTGTAACAGTGGGCACCTACTTTTTCACCCAGAGGCAACTGGAATCGACAGTCCAATACAACTACAGTTCCAACGAAGCCCGTTTGCAGCAGCTCGCATTCTCGGCAAACAACGAAATGGAACAGTTCGGGAGTAGGCTCTCCCTGCTCGCTAAGACCTCCGAAATCGCGACCATGGACCCGGTGATTGCAGCGGGCCATCTCAAGAGCTACACCATCTCGTCCATGTTCTCGTCGGGCGAAACCGTTTCGCTGTATGACCACCAAGAACAACTCATTTGCGACAATTCGATGCTCGAGACCGCCAAGGCGATTTACCCCGTGGAGTTCGGCAAGATTTCGCCACACAGGCCCTATGTTACACCTTGGTACCGCGAAGGCGACGGCATACCCAAGCGCGCCTTTGCCGCCGTTGTCTCGGACCGAACAAGCAATGGCGGTTACATTGTGGCAAGCTTTAGCATGCGCCGCCTTTGGAAATACTTTAGCGAGTTCAAGGTCGGGCAAAACGGGTTCGTAATCGCCATCAACACGGCAGGCGAAATCCTCTACCACCCCGACCTCAAAAAATGGATGGACGGGGTCCACCGCATTTCAGAAACAGGATTCGAGGATTTTAACGTCCAGACCTACGAAATCAACAAGCCGACCTTTATCAAACTGAATGACGGACACCGCTACCTGATCAACTACAACTTTAACGCCGAATACAACCTAGGGCTCATCACGCTCCAGCCCAAGTCCGAAATCGACGCCTCGGTATCGACAGTCAAGTTCATCAGCAAAGTCATCCTCGCCTTCGCCATGCTCGCCATCTTGCTGGTCGCATTCTGGCTGATTCTCATTCTCGGGCGGCCCATGAACCGCCTCATTGAGCACATTTCCAAAATCACCAACGGCAACATCGACATCGACGAAATCAACGTGGGCAACCGCAAGGACGAAATCGGCCAGCTCTCGAGGGCGTTCAACCAAATGCACAGCACCATCAAGCGGCAAATCAAAGAACTGAACGCCCACCGCGAAATGCTGGAACAAGAAGTCCAGGAACGCACCCAGGAACTGGAAGAGGCAAACAAGAAACTCGACCTTATTTCGAGGACCGACGACCTGACCCAGCTTCCCAACCGTCGCGACATGCACGAGACAATTGACAACGAGGTCGGCCGCAGCGCCCGCACCCACAAGCCGTTCTGCTTTATTTTCTTTGACATAGACCACTTCAAGAACGTGAACGACACCTACGGGCACGCCGCCGGCGACCTGGTCCTCAAGGCGGTGTCGTCGACCATCCGCGGGCTTTTGCGCAAGTACGACGTGCTGGCCCGCTATGGCGGCGAGGAGTTCTTGACCCTGTTGCCCGAAACGGACCTGGAAGGGGCAGCCATCGTCGCGGAGCGCTTCCGCAAAAAAATCGAAAAGCTCTCCATTAGCTTTGCCGAACAAAAAATCAAGGTGACCATTACCCTGGGGGTCGCCCTGTACGACGACCGGCTGGGCGCCGACCGGAGCATTCAGCAGGCCGACAAAGCGCTATACGAGGGCAAAGAGACCGGGCGCAACAAGGTCGTCATCTGGGACCCCGAACGCACCAGTGAAGAGGATTACAAGCAGGCGGCCATCGAAGAAGCTCGCGACCGCAGGTAA
- a CDS encoding extracellular solute-binding protein, giving the protein MTLSRRFAVAAFFALISSAFAAGPLTVWIMPNGATPQQKLEQRLEAFTKKTGIKTQVQVLDWGEAWNRISNVLATGEDAPDVLQLGTTWIPYFASKQQIKPLNPWLDKIDSSRFVPTSWHTSHIESDTTIYSVPWFIDVRPLLGNKRILRENGISSDNVSSYEGFVDAIKKINSRKEILENGVKVRAYAFPGKSDWNIPHNFAPWIWSNGGDFIAKDKNGKWHANILSERTLFGIAKYLNFVLDSLVLSDVLQNNTAQIAQQFNAGELAFIVSTSEIVMQVHFDGTKGGLSGAQIGSDSIVALPFPKGSAGSVSFIGGSNLAIPAGNKRPEAIKLLLFLTNDENLDAYTKQIGFLPASKKVLETWSTDENYRVLVEALKTGKTYTAIPEWGDIEQSLVSMFSETWDHLEIPALYSEEKLYQIFSNYSAAIDKQLSYTATGTMTFAEFQSVWHKALGIKDEPEKEPDATDDKKAIVEENLRKAPWVFAVMLFLGFLFSLKRKKK; this is encoded by the coding sequence ATGACATTGAGCCGTCGCTTTGCCGTTGCCGCATTTTTTGCGCTGATTTCGTCTGCCTTTGCCGCAGGACCTCTTACTGTTTGGATTATGCCCAACGGGGCCACCCCGCAGCAAAAACTGGAACAACGCCTGGAGGCATTTACCAAAAAAACGGGAATCAAAACCCAAGTGCAGGTGCTGGACTGGGGCGAAGCATGGAACCGCATTTCGAACGTTCTCGCCACGGGCGAGGACGCCCCCGACGTCCTTCAATTAGGGACCACCTGGATACCCTATTTTGCCTCCAAGCAACAGATTAAGCCCCTGAACCCGTGGCTTGACAAGATTGATTCCAGCCGTTTTGTCCCCACCAGCTGGCATACCTCGCATATTGAGTCCGACACCACCATCTATTCGGTCCCTTGGTTCATCGACGTTCGACCCCTGCTGGGCAACAAGCGCATTTTAAGGGAGAACGGGATTTCCAGCGATAATGTTTCCTCTTACGAAGGCTTTGTAGACGCCATCAAAAAAATCAACTCGCGCAAAGAAATTCTTGAAAACGGCGTGAAAGTCCGCGCCTACGCCTTCCCCGGCAAAAGCGACTGGAACATCCCCCACAACTTTGCCCCGTGGATTTGGAGCAACGGCGGAGACTTTATTGCAAAGGACAAGAACGGCAAGTGGCACGCCAACATTTTGAGTGAAAGGACGTTGTTCGGCATCGCCAAGTACCTGAACTTTGTGCTAGACTCCTTGGTTCTAAGCGACGTTTTACAAAACAACACGGCACAAATCGCGCAGCAGTTCAATGCGGGCGAACTCGCGTTTATCGTGAGCACGTCCGAAATAGTTATGCAAGTCCATTTTGACGGCACCAAAGGCGGACTCTCGGGAGCCCAGATTGGGAGCGACAGCATTGTGGCGCTCCCCTTCCCCAAGGGATCCGCCGGATCGGTTAGCTTTATTGGCGGAAGCAACCTCGCCATACCCGCCGGCAACAAGCGCCCCGAGGCAATCAAGCTCCTGCTATTCCTCACAAACGACGAGAACCTGGACGCCTACACTAAGCAAATCGGATTCCTCCCCGCGTCCAAGAAGGTCCTCGAAACTTGGTCCACCGACGAAAACTACCGTGTACTTGTCGAAGCACTTAAGACTGGCAAAACCTACACAGCTATCCCCGAGTGGGGCGACATCGAACAGAGCCTAGTCTCCATGTTCAGCGAAACCTGGGACCACCTGGAGATTCCAGCCCTCTACTCCGAAGAAAAACTGTACCAGATTTTCTCGAACTACTCCGCGGCTATCGACAAACAGCTGAGCTACACCGCCACGGGAACCATGACGTTCGCCGAATTCCAAAGCGTGTGGCACAAGGCACTTGGCATCAAGGACGAACCGGAAAAAGAACCCGACGCGACCGACGATAAAAAAGCCATTGTTGAAGAGAACCTGCGAAAGGCGCCCTGGGTATTTGCCGTCATGCTGTTCCTCGGGTTCCTGTTCTCCCTCAAACGCAAAAAGAAGTAA
- a CDS encoding tetratricopeptide repeat protein, translating into MMRRVCNQTHHLYGYVWKIVVVVATVFFCGCSETEVNRGNAALQIGDYDRAVTSFSKALDSDPAHRDARYGLALAYYAIAEDKEHLKTSTLDLWDRTVKEFRILSKVDSSGKIDAAYSTSLFYLARATLMENGRANVLPLLDHSIQLDSANYFSHNLKAFVLSNRGDVEQAKKIYIYIVTKEPNFASAYMNLGNLYWAEGDIEQAWDIWSMGHEALPDDKELARWTQAAEDSLKAMVEQGEL; encoded by the coding sequence ATGATGAGACGTGTTTGTAATCAGACACATCATTTATATGGTTATGTATGGAAAATCGTGGTTGTTGTCGCTACGGTGTTTTTTTGTGGTTGCTCCGAGACCGAGGTGAACCGTGGTAACGCGGCCTTGCAAATTGGCGATTACGATCGCGCCGTGACCAGTTTTTCCAAGGCGCTTGATTCTGACCCGGCGCACCGGGATGCCCGCTACGGGCTGGCGCTTGCCTATTACGCCATTGCCGAGGACAAAGAGCATTTAAAAACCTCCACGCTCGACCTCTGGGACCGCACCGTCAAGGAATTCCGCATTCTTTCGAAGGTGGATTCCAGCGGCAAAATTGACGCTGCCTACTCGACGAGCCTTTTTTACTTGGCGCGGGCAACCCTTATGGAGAATGGTCGCGCGAACGTGCTCCCTTTGCTGGACCACTCCATCCAGTTGGACAGCGCGAACTACTTTAGCCACAACCTTAAGGCGTTTGTGCTCTCAAACCGCGGCGACGTGGAGCAGGCCAAAAAGATTTACATCTACATCGTGACCAAGGAGCCCAACTTCGCCTCGGCCTACATGAACCTCGGCAACCTCTATTGGGCTGAAGGCGACATTGAACAGGCGTGGGACATTTGGTCCATGGGCCACGAAGCCCTGCCCGACGATAAGGAGCTTGCCCGTTGGACGCAGGCGGCTGAAGATTCCCTCAAGGCCATGGTGGAACAGGGCGAACTATGA
- a CDS encoding HAD family hydrolase, with protein MNSKADIQALVAQKDLFIFDLDGTLFNTLGDLAPAVNFAMRKFGLKEHDNETVRSFIGNGSMNLIRRAVSNALGLGWPKLESMTIGDIDIAQVHQVYSQFYWENCTAHTVPYEGVVEFIERLRSQAKRVAMVTNKPVKPSEIILQKFNLLKHFDAYLCGDTSPERKPSPAGIQAILKQLGTDPKKALMIGDDTPDVMASKNAGIDCVALLEGFGKPENLLPLEPPYTIGHIKDFPY; from the coding sequence GTGAATTCAAAGGCAGACATACAGGCGCTTGTCGCGCAAAAAGATTTGTTCATTTTCGACCTGGACGGGACGCTCTTCAACACGCTGGGCGACCTAGCTCCGGCAGTGAATTTTGCCATGCGAAAGTTCGGGCTCAAGGAACACGACAATGAGACTGTACGTAGTTTTATTGGAAACGGGTCCATGAACCTCATTCGACGGGCCGTGAGTAACGCCCTCGGACTTGGCTGGCCCAAACTGGAATCCATGACAATCGGGGACATCGACATTGCACAGGTCCATCAAGTTTATTCGCAATTCTACTGGGAAAACTGCACCGCGCATACAGTCCCCTACGAGGGCGTCGTCGAGTTCATCGAGCGTCTGCGCTCGCAGGCAAAGCGGGTTGCGATGGTCACGAACAAGCCTGTAAAGCCAAGCGAAATCATTTTGCAGAAATTCAACCTGCTCAAGCACTTTGACGCATATCTGTGCGGCGACACCTCGCCCGAACGCAAGCCAAGCCCCGCAGGCATCCAGGCCATTTTAAAACAGCTGGGAACGGACCCCAAAAAGGCATTGATGATTGGCGACGACACGCCCGACGTGATGGCATCCAAAAACGCGGGCATCGACTGCGTCGCGCTTTTGGAAGGCTTTGGCAAACCCGAGAATCTGCTCCCTCTCGAGCCCCCCTACACCATAGGCCACATCAAGGATTTTCCATATTGA